The following are from one region of the Nicotiana tomentosiformis chromosome 7, ASM39032v3, whole genome shotgun sequence genome:
- the LOC104107406 gene encoding WAT1-related protein At2g37460-like isoform X2, whose product MKAVRELFIRSKPFIAVIFLQFGLAGMDILTKMALNEGMSNYVFVVYRHAVATLAIAPFAMILDKPVIDQNLYSIGLKYTTATFAAAMCNILPAITFIMAWIFRLERVKLTSIRSQAKIIGTIATVAGAMIMTLVRGPVIELFWTKGNSSHESQSGGLNLSHAIKGSLLITIGCFSWAAFMILQAITLRTYPAELSLTAWICLLGTAEGAIVAMVMERGKAAVWAIKWDTKFLAAVYSGIFCSGLAYYIQGVIMKDRGPVFVTAFNPLSMVIVAILSSFILREQMNLGRVLGAVVIVLGLYIVLWGKSKDQKSPSTDEQAIPTQETTHENKIDKENLSQTIIHISPSRGTTVTKDERI is encoded by the exons ATGAAGGCAGTACGTGAATTATTCATTAGATCAAAACCCTTTATCGCTGTCATTTTTCTCCAATTTGGGCTAGCAGGCATGGATATCCTCACCAAAATGGCATTGAATGAAGGGATGAGCAACTATGTATTTGTTGTGTACCGCCATGCAGTAGCCACTCTGGCTATTGCTCCTTTTGCAATGATTCTAGACAA GCCAGTCATAGACCAGAATCTCTACTCTATTGGCCTGAAATACACAACAGCAACTTTTGCAGCtgcaatgtgcaacatacttccCGCCATTACTTTTATAATGGCATGGATATTCAG GCTTGAGAGGGTGAAGCTTACAAGCATTCGCAGCCAAGCCAAAATAATTGGGACTATCGCCACAGTTGCAGGAGCCATGATCATGACGCTGGTACGAGGTCCAGTCATTGAACTATTTTGGACAAAAGGAAATTCCAGTCATGAATCTCAAAGTGGTGGGTTAAATCTAAGCCATGCTATCAAAGGTTCCCTCTTGATAACAATTGGGTGCTTCAGTTGGGCAGCATTTATGATTTTGCAG GCAATCACACTGCGGACCTACCCTGCAGAGCTCTCACTCACTGCTTGGATATGCTTGTTGGGAACAGCTGAGGGAGCTATAGTAGCGATGGTAATGGAGAGAGGAAAAGCTGCAGTGTGGGCCATAAAATGGGACACTAAGTTTCTTGCAGCTGTATACAGT GGAATATTCTGTTCAGGACTCGCGTATTACATCCAAGGAGTCATAATGAAAGATAGGGGCCCTGTTTTTGTCACAGCTTTCAATCCATTAAGCATGGTTATTGTAGCTATACTGAGTTCATTCATTCTACGTGAACAAATGAACCTGGGAAG GGTACTTGGTGCTGTTGTGATCGTTTTAGGCCTTTACATTGTCCTGTGGGGTAAAAGCAAGGATCAAAAATCTCCATCAACCGATGAACAAGCAATACCAACACAGGAAACAACACATGAAAACAAAATTGACAAGGAAAATTTAAGTCAGACAATTATCCACATCAGTCCATCAAGAGGAACAACTGTTACCAAAGATGAAAGAATATAA
- the LOC104107406 gene encoding WAT1-related protein At2g37460-like isoform X1, with translation MKAVRELFIRSKPFIAVIFLQFGLAGMDILTKMALNEGMSNYVFVVYRHAVATLAIAPFAMILDKKIRPKMTLSIFTKLVLLSILEPVIDQNLYSIGLKYTTATFAAAMCNILPAITFIMAWIFRLERVKLTSIRSQAKIIGTIATVAGAMIMTLVRGPVIELFWTKGNSSHESQSGGLNLSHAIKGSLLITIGCFSWAAFMILQAITLRTYPAELSLTAWICLLGTAEGAIVAMVMERGKAAVWAIKWDTKFLAAVYSGIFCSGLAYYIQGVIMKDRGPVFVTAFNPLSMVIVAILSSFILREQMNLGRVLGAVVIVLGLYIVLWGKSKDQKSPSTDEQAIPTQETTHENKIDKENLSQTIIHISPSRGTTVTKDERI, from the exons ATGAAGGCAGTACGTGAATTATTCATTAGATCAAAACCCTTTATCGCTGTCATTTTTCTCCAATTTGGGCTAGCAGGCATGGATATCCTCACCAAAATGGCATTGAATGAAGGGATGAGCAACTATGTATTTGTTGTGTACCGCCATGCAGTAGCCACTCTGGCTATTGCTCCTTTTGCAATGATTCTAGACAA GAAAATAAGACCAAAGATGACTCTCTCAATATTTACTAAGTTGGTACTTCTTAGCATACTGGA GCCAGTCATAGACCAGAATCTCTACTCTATTGGCCTGAAATACACAACAGCAACTTTTGCAGCtgcaatgtgcaacatacttccCGCCATTACTTTTATAATGGCATGGATATTCAG GCTTGAGAGGGTGAAGCTTACAAGCATTCGCAGCCAAGCCAAAATAATTGGGACTATCGCCACAGTTGCAGGAGCCATGATCATGACGCTGGTACGAGGTCCAGTCATTGAACTATTTTGGACAAAAGGAAATTCCAGTCATGAATCTCAAAGTGGTGGGTTAAATCTAAGCCATGCTATCAAAGGTTCCCTCTTGATAACAATTGGGTGCTTCAGTTGGGCAGCATTTATGATTTTGCAG GCAATCACACTGCGGACCTACCCTGCAGAGCTCTCACTCACTGCTTGGATATGCTTGTTGGGAACAGCTGAGGGAGCTATAGTAGCGATGGTAATGGAGAGAGGAAAAGCTGCAGTGTGGGCCATAAAATGGGACACTAAGTTTCTTGCAGCTGTATACAGT GGAATATTCTGTTCAGGACTCGCGTATTACATCCAAGGAGTCATAATGAAAGATAGGGGCCCTGTTTTTGTCACAGCTTTCAATCCATTAAGCATGGTTATTGTAGCTATACTGAGTTCATTCATTCTACGTGAACAAATGAACCTGGGAAG GGTACTTGGTGCTGTTGTGATCGTTTTAGGCCTTTACATTGTCCTGTGGGGTAAAAGCAAGGATCAAAAATCTCCATCAACCGATGAACAAGCAATACCAACACAGGAAACAACACATGAAAACAAAATTGACAAGGAAAATTTAAGTCAGACAATTATCCACATCAGTCCATCAAGAGGAACAACTGTTACCAAAGATGAAAGAATATAA
- the LOC104107404 gene encoding uncharacterized protein isoform X1 produces the protein MAYDNSSTLEPKRSHQWFMDGVEPELLPNKKQATEVPNHSSFAGLLSSNIAPWMNTSGFHSVPGQYAERHFDDESARSVNFDDRSVPSVGIGNINLARKVMEDSFGSDSSFGLSISHSMEDPRSGLNYGGIRKVKVNQVKEAENFMPVSMGDTYTRVISNAMSTDHAFTKAEDSCIAMGLSFNGGDDHMMSLGDAFNREDNNFISMGQPFNKVESNSLSVSHPFCKDESNITMLSQSFSREDDSTISASHSFKDNNTAISMGQSFSNDDSNITSICQTLSKVADTNPPMSHCYSRVNDNTISVNQTYSKVENNNLSMSQSFGRGESNIISFGGFNDDDDINSSGRLICSYDLLMSQSSGQQSDIMTGKRLVESNADTVTSATQMAGNKEVISKKEEQKAAKKPPSNSFPSNVRSLLSTGMLDGVSVKYIAWSREKELRGIIKGSGYLCSCQSCNFSKAINAYEFERHAGCKTKHPNNHIYFENGKTIYGIVQELRNTPQDLLFEVIQTITGSSINQKSFRIWKESFLAATRELQRIYGKDEVRRLS, from the exons ATGGCTTATGATAACTCCTCCACGCTTGAGCCTAAACGTTCCCATCAATGGTTCATGGATGGTGTCGAGCCTGAATTGCTTCCCAACAAGAAGCAAGCCACTGAAGTACCTAATCATAGTTCGTTCGCTGGACTTTTAAGTTCCAATATTGCTCCGTGGATGAACACTTCTGGTTTCCACTCAGTTCCAGGCCAATATGCAGAAAGGCACTTTGATGATGAAAGTGCAAGATCGGTCAACTTTGATGACAGAAGTGTTCCATCCGTTGGCATTGGAAACATTAATTTGGCTAGAAAGGTGATGGAAGATTCATTTGGAAGTGATTCCTCATTTGGTTTATCCATATCCCATTCAATGGAGGATCCTAGATCAGGTCTTAACTATGGTGGTATCAGAAAGGTCAAAGTCAACCAGGTGAAGGAGGCTGAGAATTTCATGCCTGTGTCAATGGGTGATACCTACACCAGAGTGATCAGCAATGCAATGTCAACAGATCATGCTTTTACTAAGGCTGAGGATAGTTGCATAGCTATGGGGCTCTCTTTTAACGGAGGTGATGATCATATGATGTCATTAGGTGACGCCTTTAATAGGGAGGATAACAACTTCATATCTATGGGTCAACCTTTTAACAAAGTGGAGAGCAACTCACTATCAGTGAGTCACCCTTTCTGTAAAGATGAAAGCAATATTACTATGCTGAGTCAAAGTTTTAGCAGAGAGGATGATAGCACTATATCAGCGAGTCACTCATTCAAGGACAATAATACTGCTATATCAATGGGTCAGTCATTCAGTAATGATGATAGCAATATTACTTCAATTTGCCAAACTCTTAGTAAGGTCGCTGACACCAATCCACCCATGAGCCACTGCTACAGCAGAGTCAATGACAATACAATATCAGTGAATCAGACCTATAGCAaagttgaaaacaataatttgTCAATGAGCCAATCTTTTGGCAGGGGAGAAAGCAATATCATATCTTTTGGTGGATTCAATGATGATGACGATATAAATTCTTCTGGAAGGCTGATTTGCAGTTATGACTTATTAATGAGTCAGTCTTCAGGCCAACAATCGGATATTATGACTGGAAAGCGATTGGTTGAGTCAAATGCCGATACAGTTACAAGTGCTACTCAAATGGCTGGCAATAAGGAAGTTATTTCTAAAAAGGAGGAGCAGAAAGCAGCTAAAAAGCCTCCTTCGAACAGCTTCCCTTCAAATGTGAGAAGCTTGCTCTCAACTGGTATGTTGGATGGAGTATCTGTCAAGTATATAGCTTGGTCTAGAGAG AAGGAGCTCCGTGGTATTATAAAAGGTTCTGGTTACCTCTGTAGCTGTCAGTCATGTAACTTTTCTAAG GCAATTAATGCTTATGAGTTTGAGCGCCATGCTGGTTGTAAGACAAAACACCCTAATAATCATATATACTTTGAAAATGGGAAGACAATCTATGGGATTGTTCAGGAGCTCAGGAACACACCTCAggatttattatttgaagttattcaGACAATTACTGGATCGTCTATTAACCAAAAATCATTTCGCATCTGGAAAG AATCTTTTCTAGCTGCGACACGTGAACTTCAGCGTATATATGGGAAGGATGAGGTCAGGCGACTGTCATAA
- the LOC104107404 gene encoding uncharacterized protein isoform X2 has product MAYDNSSTLEPKRSHQWFMDGVEPELLPNKKQATEVPNHSSFAGLLSSNIAPWMNTSGFHSVPGQYAERHFDDESARSVNFDDRSVPSVGIGNINLARKVMEDSFGSDSSFGLSISHSMEDPRSGLNYGGIRKVKVNQVKEAENFMPVSMGDTYTRVISNAMSTDHAFTKAEDSCIAMGLSFNGGDDHMMSLGDAFNREDNNFISMGQPFNKVESNSLSVSHPFCKDESNITMLSQSFSREDDSTISASHSFKDNNTAISMGQSFSNDDSNITSICQTLSKVADTNPPMSHCYSRVNDNTISVNQTYSKVENNNLSMSQSFGRGESNIISFGGFNDDDDINSSGRLICSYDLLMSQSSGQQSDIMTGKRLVESNADTVTSATQMAGNKEVISKKEEQKAAKKPPSNSFPSNVRSLLSTGMLDGVSVKYIAWSREELRGIIKGSGYLCSCQSCNFSKAINAYEFERHAGCKTKHPNNHIYFENGKTIYGIVQELRNTPQDLLFEVIQTITGSSINQKSFRIWKESFLAATRELQRIYGKDEVRRLS; this is encoded by the exons ATGGCTTATGATAACTCCTCCACGCTTGAGCCTAAACGTTCCCATCAATGGTTCATGGATGGTGTCGAGCCTGAATTGCTTCCCAACAAGAAGCAAGCCACTGAAGTACCTAATCATAGTTCGTTCGCTGGACTTTTAAGTTCCAATATTGCTCCGTGGATGAACACTTCTGGTTTCCACTCAGTTCCAGGCCAATATGCAGAAAGGCACTTTGATGATGAAAGTGCAAGATCGGTCAACTTTGATGACAGAAGTGTTCCATCCGTTGGCATTGGAAACATTAATTTGGCTAGAAAGGTGATGGAAGATTCATTTGGAAGTGATTCCTCATTTGGTTTATCCATATCCCATTCAATGGAGGATCCTAGATCAGGTCTTAACTATGGTGGTATCAGAAAGGTCAAAGTCAACCAGGTGAAGGAGGCTGAGAATTTCATGCCTGTGTCAATGGGTGATACCTACACCAGAGTGATCAGCAATGCAATGTCAACAGATCATGCTTTTACTAAGGCTGAGGATAGTTGCATAGCTATGGGGCTCTCTTTTAACGGAGGTGATGATCATATGATGTCATTAGGTGACGCCTTTAATAGGGAGGATAACAACTTCATATCTATGGGTCAACCTTTTAACAAAGTGGAGAGCAACTCACTATCAGTGAGTCACCCTTTCTGTAAAGATGAAAGCAATATTACTATGCTGAGTCAAAGTTTTAGCAGAGAGGATGATAGCACTATATCAGCGAGTCACTCATTCAAGGACAATAATACTGCTATATCAATGGGTCAGTCATTCAGTAATGATGATAGCAATATTACTTCAATTTGCCAAACTCTTAGTAAGGTCGCTGACACCAATCCACCCATGAGCCACTGCTACAGCAGAGTCAATGACAATACAATATCAGTGAATCAGACCTATAGCAaagttgaaaacaataatttgTCAATGAGCCAATCTTTTGGCAGGGGAGAAAGCAATATCATATCTTTTGGTGGATTCAATGATGATGACGATATAAATTCTTCTGGAAGGCTGATTTGCAGTTATGACTTATTAATGAGTCAGTCTTCAGGCCAACAATCGGATATTATGACTGGAAAGCGATTGGTTGAGTCAAATGCCGATACAGTTACAAGTGCTACTCAAATGGCTGGCAATAAGGAAGTTATTTCTAAAAAGGAGGAGCAGAAAGCAGCTAAAAAGCCTCCTTCGAACAGCTTCCCTTCAAATGTGAGAAGCTTGCTCTCAACTGGTATGTTGGATGGAGTATCTGTCAAGTATATAGCTTGGTCTAGAGAG GAGCTCCGTGGTATTATAAAAGGTTCTGGTTACCTCTGTAGCTGTCAGTCATGTAACTTTTCTAAG GCAATTAATGCTTATGAGTTTGAGCGCCATGCTGGTTGTAAGACAAAACACCCTAATAATCATATATACTTTGAAAATGGGAAGACAATCTATGGGATTGTTCAGGAGCTCAGGAACACACCTCAggatttattatttgaagttattcaGACAATTACTGGATCGTCTATTAACCAAAAATCATTTCGCATCTGGAAAG AATCTTTTCTAGCTGCGACACGTGAACTTCAGCGTATATATGGGAAGGATGAGGTCAGGCGACTGTCATAA
- the LOC138896227 gene encoding uncharacterized protein has protein sequence MQLTPIRTKGCLFTWCNKQHASDIVYSKIDWAFGNFSWTQTYGNLEADFLERGVSDHSPIVVQLWKRRNIYQKPFKLYMVTMDHKDFTPMVNRVWQQQERQDPMTLIWMKLKRLKDEAKGLNKTMASYEQRLIQIRQSLECVQVALVIDPFNQLLIEQEKQNMSDLEKWSTIEERILRQESRATWIDYGDSNSKYFYAQLKIRASKNNINSVYNDMGMKITDPKAVKKEFTDFFTQLMGKANGLMPCPNTSIIKAGNCLTLQHQHELIMDITHVDIDEAIRDMPKDKSP, from the coding sequence ATGCAACTGACCCCAATAAGAACAAAGGGGTGCCTCTTCACCTGGTGCAACAAACAACATGCTAGTGATATAGTATACAGTAAAATTGATTGGGCTTTTGGAAACTTCAGTTGGACTCAAACATATGGAAATCTAGAAGCAGATTTTCTAGAACGTGGAGTATCTGATCATTCCCCAATTGTAGTTCAATTATGGAAGAGAAGAAATATCTACCAAAAGCCATTCAAGTTATACATGGTGACAATGGACCACAAAGACTTTACTCCTATGGTGAATAGAGTATGGCAACAACAGGAAAGGCAGGATCCTATGACACTCATATGGATGAAGCTAAAAAGATTAAAAGATGAGGCTAAGGGTCTGAACAAGACTATGGCAAGCTATGAACAAAGACTAATTCAAATAAGGCAGAGTTTGGAATGTGTTCAAGTAGCTCTGGTCATTGATCCCTTTAATCAATTGTTGATTGAGCAGGAGAAGCAGAATATGAGTGATTTGGAGAAATGGAGTACAATAGAAGAAAGAATCTTGAGGCAGGAATCTAGAGCAACATGGATTGATTATGGTGACTCCAACTCTAAATACTTCTATGCACAACTGAAAATAAGGGCCAGCAAGAACAATATTAATTCAGTATACAATGACATGGGAATGAAAATCACTGATCCAAAGGCTGTGAAAAAGGAGTTTACTGATTTCTTTACACAGCTAATGGGAAAGGCTAATGGATTAATGCCATGCCCTAATACTAGTATCATAAAGGCAGGCAACTGCCTCACATTACAGCATCAACACGAATTGATAATGGATATAACTCATGTAGATATTGATGAAGCAATTAGGGATATGCCAAAGGATAAATCCCCTTGA